From the Acidobacteriota bacterium genome, the window GAAAGCAACCGATTGAACTCGGTTAGTCGTGTTGAGTATTCCGCGTCTGACAATTCAGTGCCGGATATTACCGGATAAAGCTCCTTCAGATATTTGCCCGGCGCCTCGTCCTGGCTGACGATGCGAAGCAAGGCGCGACTGGCCACTTCCCAGATCTGACGCGCAGCTTCCTTTCGCGCTACTTTGAATTCGATATCGGAGCGGCAAGGCTCTTCCCTCTTTTCGAATCGTTGTTGCCATTTGAAATCGGCATTGTCGAGCAGCTTTTCCATCTGATAGCGCACGATTTCCAGCAATTCAATCTGCCGATTGACCGCCTGCCATAACTGTTCCAGTGCCCGGCGTTCAGGTTTGGTTGGTTGTGGCCGGTTGCTGCCGTGAAGCAGATCAACGATCAGGTAGACCATGCGGTAAAGCCGGCGCAGGCGAAAATAAACATCGAACTCTTCCAGTACCGATGCAGCTTCTTCCTGAAGCTGGTCGAATTCCATAAACAACGATGCCCCAATCCGGCGCATTTCGGGATCGCTCAATAACACACCGTGTCCTTCTTCGCGCAGAATGCCCCGCACCGCGCGTTCACTGATCAGAATCATTCGACATTGCTGGTGCATTTCGCGGTGTTGCCGCAACAACGCCTCTGCGTGCAGGTGGTTGCCATGTTCGTTCCTTAACGCTTGAAGCAACTCCTTGAACCGGTCGTATTGACGTTCTACACCCTTGAGCAATCGCCGGTATTTGAGCAACTTCCGGTTTCGCTGGGTCACCAGCTTCAAATCTTCGGAAATGCTTTCGTAACCGGGAATGCCAATCAACGAAGCGAGAATGGCTTGGACAAAGTTTGGCTGGCTGGCGTGCGTTGGTTGCTGGAAGCGTTCCGGGTCGGGGTCAACATAAAATACCTTGCGTTCGATTTGCCGCGTCGCCGCGCGTCCGAAAATTTGCCGCAACGTGTATGTAAATGGTTTGTTGTCTATCACTCCGCCATCCAGGAAAGTGGCTTCTTTATTCAACTTCCCCCAGGTTTGTAACAATGCATCGGCGGAATCGCCATCCGTATCCTTTGGGTTCGTGACCTGCACAGGAGCGAATGCAGCGGGAAAACACGACGTAATGCGCGCCAGCTTGGCCAAGGCCTGAAACGTCACCGGAGAGGGCGTAAACGGCTCTTTGCGACCCTTTCGGTGTTTGAGCAGAAAGACCGAGCGATGATCTTTGACGTCAATCGGGTGACCGGCATCGTCAAACACCGTGGAGATGTTCCCGTCCACATCTGTCCCTGTCACGAACAAGTCGAGTTCCTGTACTGATGTGTTGAACGCTTCGTCTGCCACAATGCGCGGTGTGCAATCGGGCATGCGGCGAAAGGCTTCTTCCAGCCGTGTTTGGTAATACCCTTCGCTATCGAGCAGCGACACCACGCCATCTCCGTCTCCGTTCGGGGTGCGCAGCAGGCTGCGAATATCTCCGTCACGCCGCCACAATTCGGCGGCGGCGGCAAAGTCTTTTCCGTTACACAACGCATAACCGAGCATGATTCCATTGATGCCGCCAGCAGAAGTGCCGCTGATGATGTCCACAACGATGTCAGAATCGGTCAATGCTTTCAGCCATTTGTAAACGCCTTCGCCGCGAACCGCGCGAAAAAACTCGCGCGCGACGCCGTTGATGTAAATCGCCAACGACACACCGCCGTACATAACCAATCCCAAACGGATTTCGCGTGATTTCAACGACTGCCCACTGATGTTTGAAAGATACTCAGGCATAATTACCTCAATCGGAATTTTGATCTGTGCCAGGGATGTCGCACGCGATTGTCTGAAGCGGCCGGCACACAGCACGCCCCTACTTATGTGTCATTTGGCCGCCAAAAATTTCGTTTGAATTGCGACGACAACCTGTGTCCGCAACTCAGGCGAGCAAGGCTCCGACTGGATCGTATTCGCGCGCAACGAACTGATTGGTCAGGGCCATAAACCGCAAACGGCCCTGCGCCTGCACAAAGTCGTTCAAGTTTTCGCCTGTCACGCGGAACGATTCCAGATACTCGCTGAAGCTGCGAAGCACGTCGGCATCTTCAAATGTGCGGAACTTCATCAATGCCGATCCGATTTCTTTGCCCGCCGTGACATCGGTCAACCGGCAATACAGCGTCGTGAAGTCGTGGACGATTTCGCGAATGCCGGATCGTCCGCCGTCGTTGTCTTTCTGCAAAAATTTGCGCCCGTGGAGACAGTATTCCTGCCCCGGCCCCGTGAAAAAGTAGATGCGATACAACATCTCCGCTTCCTGTGTTATGGGATTGAGGCGCAGGTAATTGAAGAAGCTTTTCGTGCCGTTGATCGTGGAGATCATCTGCCCCTGGCCGTTGAAGCTGGCAAACCGTATGTCTCCGTCAATGCGCGCTTCGTGGTCCCAACCCTCTATGAATTCGTTGAAATCGCGGGCGGAAATGCGCAGGTTCAATTCGCAGGCAGTTCCTTCGGCGGACGATTTGGCTTCGATCTGACGGTCGCCCTCGACCCCGGTTGGCGGCGTGAAACTCTGAAAATAAACGCCTTTCATTTTTTCGTCGAAGGTCAATCCGGTCTTCTCCGGCAAACGAACGTCGAGCAGTGGACGCAGGAAACCCGAAGTCGGCGTGTCGGTCAGCGCGCTGCGGCGCAGGGAGTATTTGAATCCGAAACGCAGTTTGCCGCTGGCGTCTTGTTCGCGCTGGAAAATTCCCAGCGAATCCTGTCCAAACAGCGGCAGCAGTGGCGGCCTGGCGTCCGTGAAATATTGGCCGACCAGCATGTTTTGATTCACAAAGCGGATTTCATCGTGGAATGACGTGAAATCATCCAAGCGGAAATGATCTTGCCCGAACGTCGGATCGGCCAATCCTTCGATCAATCCCAGAAATTGATAACGCGCTTCCAATCGTCCATCCGGTTTGTGATCGAATTTCAGATAGGCGACAACGCCGGTGTTACTGGCGTTGCTGACCATGCGCATTTCCCACAAACCCGCAAGCTGTTCCTTCGTCGGCAGCGCGCCTGTGTCCCAAATGACTTTGTGATCGGCAATCGTCATGTTGTCCAGTCCGTACGAGCGAACCATCGGAAATGTGAACAGTCGAACGCCTTTCGGATAACTGCCCAGATAAACGCGACCGATCAACAAATCGTCGTTGATGACTTTGAACACGTCGTAAAACCCGCGCCATTGCGGTTCGGTGTATTTCAGCAAAATGTATTTTCCGGGTTCGAGCGTGCCTGTACGTTCCGTGATGGTAATTTCTTCCAGCGTGTTCAGCGCGTTGATGCCGCCGTCGGAATCGCTGGTGACGCCGGTGAATTTGCCGTCGGGTTGTTTGGTGAATTTCTTTTTGAAGCTGGCGTTGAGCGCCATCGAAAACGCGTTCAGCACATGGCCTTGCGGAAACACGCCTTTCCAAACGGTGTCGTTGCGGATTAACCCTTTGTCGGTGTCAATGTTGACTTCGCCGGAATTGGCCATCGTTTCGATGCTTCCGGTTTCCAGGCGTTTGAACAGACGTTCCAGATCGGCTTCTTTGTACTTCAGCGCGTCTTGCGGCTTGATGTCCGGCACAACGACTTTCGCCGGACGCGGCGGATAGGCTTCACCGCCCAGATTGCGGACGATGCGGTCGGCAATTCGTTCGGACAGCGCTGAAATGGTCAGAAAGGGATTGACGCCAAGCGCGGTTGCAATGAGCGAACCGTCAGCGACAAACAATCCGTCGTGAACGCTGCCGTCACCAGCAAACACCCGCCCAAATTCATCCACCGCGCCGTGCTGATAATCGTCGCCGAGCGGAGCGCCTCCCAGCGGATGTGCCGTCAGCAGATTTTTTGTCGGCGTGATGCTCCACAGCGGATTGGTCAGAAAGGTTCCACCAAGTGCGCGCGCGTGGCGGCGAATTTCTTCGTTGATCAGATTGAACACCTGCTGCCGCCCGGCATCGTCCCAATCAATTTCGACGTGCCCGTTTTCGTGTTTCAGGTGCAAACGCCCCTGCGCATCGTCGTGCCCCATAATCAGGTACAGCATCGAATGATTCAGCGCGCCGTCGTTTTCCTTGTACAGTTTCCAGGCAACGTCTTTGTCCATTCGCGCCCGTTCCTGTTTTTCATCGCCGAAATCCATGTCTTCACCGGCGCGGCCAAACAACCGCAATGCGCCCATCGCCAGATTCAGGTAAGAGCTTGGAAAGGAAAAATCCTCGACCAGAATGCGCTTTTCCAGCGGCGAATCTTTCGATCCATAATATACCGCGCCGACAATGCTGGGGCCTGGAGCATTGCCGCGCTTGGCCCATTCGTGGTCTGGCTTTTTGCCGGGAAAGCCCATCGTGTTCAGTTGGTGATCGGTGTTGTATGCCATCGCAAAAAAATCGCCGTTGCCTGAAAATTGCGTTCCCAGCTTCGGCGACAGCGACAATCCGTGCATTTCCGACCGCAGCAGAATTTCTGGCGTGCCCAGCGACCCAGCAGACAAAATGACGTGGTGGGCATCGAGCGTGAAATCGTCCGAGCCAAGCGTTTTGTACCGCACGCCATGAACGCGCCAACCGCCAGTTGCCAGCTTTTCAACCCACTTCACTTCGACTTTGGTGAAAATGTCGCAGCCCTGTTTATGCGCAGTCGGCAGGTAATTCATATACAACGTGTTTTTCGCGCCGACGTTGCAACCGGTCACGCAATCTCCGCAATCCACACAGGCTTTTTGCTCGAACCCGGCGGCGTTTTTGCCGTCTTCCTGCGCCACGACGATGTTCAGCGCATATTCGCGTGTGCCGATTTCCTGCGCGCGTTTGTCCAGGCCTTTGACTTTCAGAAAGGCATTTGTGTCCGAAGCCGTGCCGCGTTTGTGCGGACGCGCGCCGAGCATTGTTCTGGCTTTGTCATAAAAGGGTTTCAGTTCCGGCAGCTTGATGTTTTTCGGCCAGGCCAGTTGTTGGAAGGTTTCTTCGTCGGGAACGATGGCGACATTGGCATTGATCAGCGAGGTTCCGCCAAGTCCACTGCCTTTCATGACCGTGATGTCGAGGAAAAGCTGAAAATCGTAAAGCCCTGTCGGGTTGAAAACGTCGTGACGAACGGCGCGCTGCACTTCCAGCAAATCGTCCGGGAACTTGCCAACTTCCCATTCTTTGCCGCGTTCCAGAATGCAGACGGTAGGTTTGGGGTTGGCGGCGGTGATGCGCGCGGCATTGATGGCTCCGCCGTAACCGGAACCGATGATGATGAAATCGTATAGTTGTTTTCGCTGATCCCAGTCTTTTGAAAGCATGAAATTTCTCCTTGCGGCTCCGGGCTGACGGAGCTTGCGACTGATTGGTTAGCAACCGATGTGAACGTTATGTCCGCCGCAAATCACCCACGATTTAACACGACAGGCCGATTCAAATTTCTGCCAAACTTCAACTGAATAAGAACGATGGATAATTTCACGGAAGAAATTGAGGGGGCAGAGCGTTTTCAAGTTACTACGTCCTGGTTCTCGCGCTTGTTGGCCTGCGGCTGAGATTGCATTTGATGCCCGCCAAAAAGCGGGCGGAGTATAGCACGGCTTTTTTCTGCTCAAAGAGGATTTTGCCGAGGAGGGGATAAGAGGAGGGGATAAACCGAAAGAAGGGAGCGACGTGAATCAGCGCTCCCTTCCCATTTTGGTGAAGATTTAAGCTTTTCGTTTGATCGAAATGCCGCCGTTCGTGGTTCTGACTTTGATCGGAGCGCCGCCGGAACCCAAATTGACCGACATTTCTTTTTTGCGCTCCCACTTATTTGCGGCAGCCGGTTGTTCAACGTTCGGAATGTCGTGATTCATCCCGCCATTCACAGTTCCGGTTTCCAGATGTGCGGAATAATTTTCCGGCATGACCAGTTTGACGCCGCCATTGGTGGTAGTGACATCCAGCCCTTCGCCGTCCCAACGACTGCCTTCAAGCTCAACATTGACGCCACCATTTTTGGTGTTGCCTCGCACATTGCCTGCCAGGTTTTTCAGCGCCACGCCGCCGTTCGTGGTTTCAAATTCAATTTGTCCGCGCACGTTCGCGATGGAAACGCCGCCATTGTGGGCTTTCAACGACAGATTGGAGTTTGTCGGCACGAATACTTCGTAACTGACCGACCACCACTGGTCACCGCCGTTGGTTGGACCTTCGGCATAAACGTTTGCTCCTGCAGTTTCAATTCGAATCTGATTGCCGATGGCTTCGGCCTCCTCTTTGGTGTCCGCCCAGCTCTGAATTTTGGCGCGCACCAAAATTTCCCGGCGCTCCCAGCCTTTGACCGAAACCCCGCCGTTCTTTTTACCATCTACGGCGATGGTTCCTCCATTGGCGGCAATCATCTGCTCTTTGATCGCGCAATGCCCTACGCGGTCGCCGTTTCTCCATTCGTCATTACAGCTCATGCCTTTTTCTTGAGCCGACACTGCCAAACTCAGCGCGCAAACCGCCATCAAACCAAGCACACAATTGATCCA encodes:
- a CDS encoding GMC family oxidoreductase produces the protein MLSKDWDQRKQLYDFIIIGSGYGGAINAARITAANPKPTVCILERGKEWEVGKFPDDLLEVQRAVRHDVFNPTGLYDFQLFLDITVMKGSGLGGTSLINANVAIVPDEETFQQLAWPKNIKLPELKPFYDKARTMLGARPHKRGTASDTNAFLKVKGLDKRAQEIGTREYALNIVVAQEDGKNAAGFEQKACVDCGDCVTGCNVGAKNTLYMNYLPTAHKQGCDIFTKVEVKWVEKLATGGWRVHGVRYKTLGSDDFTLDAHHVILSAGSLGTPEILLRSEMHGLSLSPKLGTQFSGNGDFFAMAYNTDHQLNTMGFPGKKPDHEWAKRGNAPGPSIVGAVYYGSKDSPLEKRILVEDFSFPSSYLNLAMGALRLFGRAGEDMDFGDEKQERARMDKDVAWKLYKENDGALNHSMLYLIMGHDDAQGRLHLKHENGHVEIDWDDAGRQQVFNLINEEIRRHARALGGTFLTNPLWSITPTKNLLTAHPLGGAPLGDDYQHGAVDEFGRVFAGDGSVHDGLFVADGSLIATALGVNPFLTISALSERIADRIVRNLGGEAYPPRPAKVVVPDIKPQDALKYKEADLERLFKRLETGSIETMANSGEVNIDTDKGLIRNDTVWKGVFPQGHVLNAFSMALNASFKKKFTKQPDGKFTGVTSDSDGGINALNTLEEITITERTGTLEPGKYILLKYTEPQWRGFYDVFKVINDDLLIGRVYLGSYPKGVRLFTFPMVRSYGLDNMTIADHKVIWDTGALPTKEQLAGLWEMRMVSNASNTGVVAYLKFDHKPDGRLEARYQFLGLIEGLADPTFGQDHFRLDDFTSFHDEIRFVNQNMLVGQYFTDARPPLLPLFGQDSLGIFQREQDASGKLRFGFKYSLRRSALTDTPTSGFLRPLLDVRLPEKTGLTFDEKMKGVYFQSFTPPTGVEGDRQIEAKSSAEGTACELNLRISARDFNEFIEGWDHEARIDGDIRFASFNGQGQMISTINGTKSFFNYLRLNPITQEAEMLYRIYFFTGPGQEYCLHGRKFLQKDNDGGRSGIREIVHDFTTLYCRLTDVTAGKEIGSALMKFRTFEDADVLRSFSEYLESFRVTGENLNDFVQAQGRLRFMALTNQFVAREYDPVGALLA
- a CDS encoding DUF4097 family beta strand repeat protein, producing MSNKLWINCVLGLMAVCALSLAVSAQEKGMSCNDEWRNGDRVGHCAIKEQMIAANGGTIAVDGKKNGGVSVKGWERREILVRAKIQSWADTKEEAEAIGNQIRIETAGANVYAEGPTNGGDQWWSVSYEVFVPTNSNLSLKAHNGGVSIANVRGQIEFETTNGGVALKNLAGNVRGNTKNGGVNVELEGSRWDGEGLDVTTTNGGVKLVMPENYSAHLETGTVNGGMNHDIPNVEQPAAANKWERKKEMSVNLGSGGAPIKVRTTNGGISIKRKA